One Nematostella vectensis chromosome 10, jaNemVect1.1, whole genome shotgun sequence genomic window, ttcaccaaattttactAGGGCCTCAATTACTGTAATATGACCTTTTTTCATCCTTTATACCATCTTGACAATCTATATAATTTATTCTATTGTAGCACACAGAACAAGAACTGGATTATGGAGATCTAGGTATGTAGTTACAGTTATGTAAGGGCTATTCAAAGATCTATTTTAGAGGGGTTAATTTTGGGAAGTAAAGTAAATTTGTTTtgtcaaaatgttttttgGTTGCTTTCCATAAACATTTTAAGGAGTGTGTTACCTTCCCTCCTGCTGTCCTTCGATGACAATGAATTTTGAAATCCAACAGGATCAAATCTGGGAGAATAAATGTACCGTGGGGGGACTTTGGGCATGGttaacagaaattcttacccctaagagatagcaaattgggtgtggtcgaaggaatttttaaccctaagagatggcagaatctgaaaaaatatgttaaataCCACCTCAAATACATTTTATAGTTTTTCTGTTGATTCCATTTCAAGGTTATTATGCCCTTGGCTCTAAAGGAAAGGCAGTTGTTGACGCCAGTATTGTCATTTCACAGACAGGTAATAATACTCAATTTTATTGAACTTAAGTTTGCACACACATTACtgaaaaacaattagcaaAACCAATGTAGCAAAAACATGGTTCCCGGTTTGTAAGAACACAGACAACCCCacaaaatctcaaggcttgagaattttttttgggggagggatTGGGTTTACCCACACTAGAGGTTTGCAATCACGTGAGTGTggcaatcacgtgactgtggCAATCATGTGACTGTGGCAATCATGTGACTGTGGGAATCATGTGACTGTGGGAATCATGTGACTGTGGCAATCATGTGACTGTGGGAATCATGTGACTGTGGCAATCATGTGACTGTGGCAATCATGTGACTGTGGGAATGATACCAATATCTTGCCAGCGATTTGCTGCACATCAACCAAATATGGGTGAAGTAATCAGTCAAGTAATTGGGTCAAGTTATTAACTTGCCCATCTACGGtggttatacattacttgacCAAAGTTTGGTTGAGGTGCAGCAAATAGCTGGCAAGATATTGGTATTATTCTCACAGTCTCACATGATTGCTTAGTAATAACCAGCAATCTGTGTATTCAATATTTGAACATGTCATGTGAGCCGTAGAAATTGAATGAAATagagaaagcaaaaaaaaaaaacagtaaaatcACCCGACTTGCATTTTGTACCCAAGCTGCATCCAACCAACAACCTGAATTTTTTACCCTCCGTAAAAATCTCTAAAGACccggagatttggtgctccgctcaggagagcgggagaagtgGTCCAAAATCGTGAGATACAGTTTGCTTATAAATAGCACTACATAAGTCAAAGCAAGCATTAGCTGCCTGTCACAAAATTGTAAGCAAAACCTCTACTATTGTCACTAAtttgctctttttttttaggattttcctGTGCTTACCTAATCTTTATATCAGAGAATATTGCCACTATGACTGAATCTTTTACGAAGTGAGTACAATATATCATTAACAATTTTCATAGACCATCAGTCAATGCAGGCATTTACACAATGGGTTGTGCATGAACCCCGGTTGGCAGCCATatagtgggtcatttcttttttaatgctggtaaatgttttaaaaaattagtTCAAATTGAAACCCATTTAAATTTTTTCAGGTACAAAGTGCTCATCATGCTTCTTCCACCATTATCACTTCTTGTGAACTTCAGACACCTTAAACGACTGGCAATATTCAGGTCAGTGTACTTCTACTTCTTTTTGATGAAGTAGGCATtgcaaaaacacaataaagtTAAACTTAGAAAATAACTATTcacttattcttttttttacttgtaaatAAATGCCCAAGAGTTGTACTGTATTGTAatgttatttccttttttttttcagcttgtTTGCTGACTTTGCCAATGTGTTTGCATACTGTGTTGTATTTTGGTTTGACTTCAAACATTTTGACAATATTGGGTAGGTTTTGTTTCCTTGATTGTGCCATATTTTGTCTGATGCTTAACAACACAGTTTGTGTTGAGATTTTGCTTATATTTCATGGCTTATGTATTCATACAGGTCTAAACGCAAAGTTATAAACTTTAGTGGTCTTCCATTTTTTCTTGGAATAGCCATCTATTGCTATGAGGTAAGGATATCATATGCAAGaggttattttttaaagtaaagaTGGCTTTTGGATAGTCAAGGCATGGTGTGTGCATCCTCTGCCCCAACCATTTGTCATACAtgctatttattatttttattatcaagACATTATAACATAAATCCTTCTTAGGGTGCAGGTATGATTCTTGCTTTGGAAGCATCATGTGCAAAGTCTGCTAGAAGCAAATTTCGTAGGTATGGCTAGTTTGATTTCtggttatcatttttttaaaatttttcgTTACTGACACATACTATGTTTTGTTTCACCAGTATATTCAAGCTGACATTGTTTTTAGTAACAATGCTTTATATTCTATTTGGCGTCTGCGGATATTTGGTGAGCAAGTGATTATAtggatttttttgttaatttaaattaatattgtttatgttcttttcttttcagtCCTTTGGCCCAGATACAGACAACATTATCACCTTGAACTTACCACCAGGTAATAATGTTAAATAATTCTATGATACTAAGTTGTAAGACTGATtgttaataattataataataaataattctaaaacaaaattttgatgAGAGACAGCTAGTTTAACCTAATTTTTAAAGGTAAttgatgtgtttttttgtgatttCCTTTCAGGGATATTTCCTCTACTAGTCAAGAGCTGTTTGTGTTTCTCCTTATTTTTCACATATCCAGGTATGTCTGCACATAAAACAGAGTTACAGCTGACAAACTTTACAAAAATTAGGAGTGCCTGTTAATATATGTAGCCTCTAGTAAAACCGTAGATCAATCTTACTTTGTTGTTTTAACCCTTAACATGTGTAACTTAACTTTTTCCCTAGTCATGATGTTCCCTGTAGTGgctattctagaaaagaaACTGTTCTCAGATGAAGGGAAAAGTCATTACTATTATGGAGTAAGTACAGTATAAGATTGACCTGTACAAAAATCCATTTTAATCATGTATTCCTCTTTTTGCATGGCTAGTGctacttatttttttaaaggaaaacaGTTTGACTTGGCCTAACTAGAGCATATTGCACAAGTCATTTGGTTGGCATCAAGcaatcaacattttcattaaGCAATCaacgtttttgtttgtttttgccagaGGGATATTTTCCAGTTTCAGATAATTCTTGTGGGATTCATTGTGGTCACTaagcaataaaataaaaaccttcatctttttttaaagattgtttttctttttcagaccTTCCTGCGAGGGTTAATGGTAATTATTACTGGGATTGTGGTTCTCGGCATTCCTGACTTTTCCATGCTCATGGCCTTGGTTGGGTCCAGCTGTTGTACTCTACTTGCATTCATACTACCTGCCTTGTTCCATCTCCAGATTTTTAAAGGGTAAGTCATCTATCAATGCCTCCATTTTGCGACCCTGCAACTGATAAGAATTGAAGAATTAATTTCTAACATCTTCCAGCGTTTTGTTTTGCCATAAAGGGAGAATATGATAATGTATTCTAGCATTGGCAAAGTTTGAGCTGGGTTTGGGTTGGTTTGGTAGAGGAGCATTTTTGTAGGGCTGGGGTTGAATTattgatttctttttcttttggaGATTGTAGAAAACGTTGTTGGAAATTACCTACATTGTGTTAGAATGAACATTGTACGATAAACATGGAGCCCACATATATTGAAAATGCATCTTGTCAACTCACTGTGATATGCAGTCACGTAGTTGTTAAGTTGGCCCTTGGGAAGGTTTAATGTTCGGCCTTGTTAGATGCCCCAGCCCCCTGTCATGTTTATAGCCGAGTATTCCCCTGGGGCTTACACATGTACTGGGCTGTCCCTCTATCATACTTTAGCCAATGACATTTGAGTGATGAATTAATATGTCATGTAGTCATGCATTTTTCGTTTGACaattttctattgtttttataGGGAGTTATCAATTTGTGCGAAGTTGTTGGATTTCATTCTGATTTTGCTAGGTGTTGTTGGGTGAGTttcaaatttttttctttgacaCAAGATAATACCCAGTTTCTTGAGCTCTTTTTGAGCGCTGTCCCTTAATTGTGGCGTACCTTGCATGGCATGATTATGTGGTTCTCACTCATCAATAACatctatatttgtttattagtACCCATACCTTGTAATAGTTCAAAACATGTGTTCCATCTATTGCATGTCTGTGAGTAATAATCCAAGTTTTGGTTTCACAGTACTGTAATAGGCATGCGTGACGTCATCTCCCGAATGATGTCGCCAAGTGAGACAGAAGAATGACCTCATCTTCCAGATGATGAGGTCCTACGAAGAGTGGAAGAACTGTCTTGGAGGTCAAATGACGTCACCTTTCAGGTGATGTCATCAAGTGCTACAGAAGATTGACAGATAACAATTGCTAGAAGAGTTTGAATGATACATGCATGATGTCATCTTCTGGATCATCAAGTCAATCATCAAGGGAAAAACTATCAATTTGTAACTATAAAATGTACAGAAATACATTACATGAAATGGTTTCAGGAACCTGTGCTGCTGAACTCTACACTAATACAGAGCTCTGGACAAGTCCAATTTTAACCTGTCTCTTAGGACGCAAGGATATTTACTCTCACCACCCCACAAAAAACTACTACCAACACACCTAAGGACATTGCAAAAAATAATGGGATATATAATAAAGCTCATTGAAATATATTtcagaaaattattttgggaAACAATCAGTATATTTTATATTGGGCTGTGATAACAacttttgtataaaaaaaaatcttatgtTAAAGATTTTGTAAAGGAAGGAAATGGGTTGCCTCGGGAACATACATTTTCACGGGGGTCTTAAAATCATTAATGATAAATGGGGTATATACTAAATCATTAATGGAAAATAATAAAGCACATTGTAATATATTTCAGAAAACTATATTGGGAAAAAAGCAGTATATTTTATATTGGGTTGTGATAACAACTTTTGTATCAAATAGTTTAAGCATATTTAACCggatatacagttttctaacatatggccctcggttggtaagcactgtcactgggggtggtcactgccagagggtttattgcgtccccagtggttcttttacgtcccttcggttcaggttagtgtagtgcagctggaagagacgggacctccggtttagtgtccttatccgagaagactggaaacacgggagaataacttcaactcacttgtggcacaaattcgaatcaaggcaggaacccgaaAAAATCctcagtttgagccaggattcgaacctgggccacagcggtgagaggccgacacgctaacacagtaggccacccgtgcttccactaAATGTTATGTTAAGGATTTTGTAAAGGAAGGAAATGGGTTGCATCGGAAACATACAttcacaggggggggggggtctaaAAATAGTTAATGACATGTAAAACATAATGGAATTAAAGAGGGATGTATTTGTTAAAGTTGACATTTCTTGAAAGTAGTAGAGAGATATGTGGTCCTTCTTTCACGAGTTATGATCACTCCTGGGAAGGGGGGTGAGGGTGGGCAAGCCtttcaagtgtttttttattgtcagTCATATACAGTCAATTTCACTAACGTTGTGCAATGCACTAAAGTTTACTTACTAATTAAATTCTAGGTGGTTCCCACATTTGGGGTGATCATCAGCCAAATGAATAGCGATTTGGGTATGGTTAGCAGCAGTTTTTACACCTAAGAGATATCACGCGTGGTCAAAGCAATTTCTTATCTAAGATAT contains:
- the LOC5513526 gene encoding amino acid transporter AVT3B isoform X2 is translated as MLLVIDCKKKLLTKNVCPHTNDSKSSKNELVYMPEEKEALTINDGKTLDEILHTEQELDYGDLGYYALGSKGKAVVDASIVISQTGFSCAYLIFISENIATMTESFTKYKVLIMLLPPLSLLVNFRHLKRLAIFSLFADFANVFAYCVVFWFDFKHFDNIGSKRKVINFSGLPFFLGIAIYCYEGAGMILALEASCAKSARSKFRSIFKLTLFLVTMLYILFGVCGYLSFGPDTDNIITLNLPPGIFPLLVKSCLCFSLFFTYPVMMFPVVAILEKKLFSDEGKSHYYYGTFLRGLMVIITGIVVLGIPDFSMLMALVGSSCCTLLAFILPALFHLQIFKGELSICAKLLDFILILLGVVGTVIGMRDVISRMMSPSETEE
- the LOC5513526 gene encoding amino acid transporter AVT3B isoform X1, producing MHDEGATSSTTIFANVFISFIGAGILGMPFAFKEAGIVEGSIIMGLVGLFSVKAMLLVIDCKKKLLTKNVCPHTNDSKSSKNELVYMPEEKEALTINDGKTLDEILHTEQELDYGDLGYYALGSKGKAVVDASIVISQTGFSCAYLIFISENIATMTESFTKYKVLIMLLPPLSLLVNFRHLKRLAIFSLFADFANVFAYCVVFWFDFKHFDNIGSKRKVINFSGLPFFLGIAIYCYEGAGMILALEASCAKSARSKFRSIFKLTLFLVTMLYILFGVCGYLSFGPDTDNIITLNLPPGIFPLLVKSCLCFSLFFTYPVMMFPVVAILEKKLFSDEGKSHYYYGTFLRGLMVIITGIVVLGIPDFSMLMALVGSSCCTLLAFILPALFHLQIFKGELSICAKLLDFILILLGVVGTVIGMRDVISRMMSPSETEE